The Cloacibacterium sp. TD35 region TCCAGAAATCGCTTCTTCATCAGAAATTACGATAGGATTATCGGTTACAGAATTCAGTTCTGTTTCTGCCATTTGTTTTAGATGTTCATAAGCATTTCTACTCGCACCGTGAACTTGCGGAACGCAGCGCATAGAATATGGGTCTTGAACTCTTCCACAATTTTCGTGGTATTCTAAATTTTCAGAATTTTTAAGCAGTTTGGTCATTCTTTTTGCGACCAATTGACTGCCTTTATACGCTCTAATTTCGTGCAATTCTTTCTTAAAAGGACTTGCAGAACCTTGATACGCTTCTATCGAAAATGCAGCAGCTACATCTGCTAAATCTAATAAATATTTGAATTTATCTAATCCTAAAATTGCATGTGCCAGAATAAATTGAGTTCCATTGATTAATGCTAAACCTTCTTTAGCTTGTAATTTTAGAGGTTGTAATTGATGTTTTTCTAAAACTTGGGCAGTTTGTACTATATTTTCGCCTTCCCAAACTTTTCCTAAACCCAAAAGTGGTAAAACCAAATGAGAAAGCGGTGCTAAATCTCCACTTGCGCCAACTGATCCTTGCTCTGGAACTACAGGAATAATATCTTTTTCTAGCATAAGCATCAATCGTTCTACAACGTCTAAAGAAATCCCCGAATACCCTTTTGACAAGGCGTGAATTTTACACACCATCATGATTTTTGAGAGTTCTTTAGCAATCGGTTTTCCTACCCCTACTGAATGCGAAATGATAAGATTTTCTTGTAACTGTGCAGTTTCTTCTTCGGAAATTTTTACATCACAGAGCGGACCAAAACCGGTATTAATTCCATAAACGGTTTTATCTGATTTTACAATCTTTTGTACATTTTGGTAAGAATTCTGAATTTGGTTTTTTGACTGTTTATCCAAATTTGCTATTTGCTTACCATTAATGATATTGATAACATCTTGGTAAGTAAAGTGGTCTACTCCGTAAATTAACATTTTAAAATATTTTGCCTAAAATTACACAAATCATCGCAAAGAAAAAAGCGAGAAAAAATCTCGCTTTTTGTTTATTTTTTTACCAGCGTTACTAGCTGACCTTCGAGTTGTGTAATACCATCAAAAATCTGCTTAAATGCTGGGTAATATTCTCTCGGGAAGTTATCAGAATCTATTTTCACAGAGGTTTCTACGGTGATTTTATTTCCTTCTGTACTTACTACATAAGAATAAACAATTCCATCATCTTCCGTCTTAAATTTTTTAGACTTCGGTAGATTTTCAAACTTATAGTTATCCGGGATTGTAATTACCACTTTTTTTACCGTTTCGTAAGGAGAAACGAATTCTATAGGATATTTTCTTGATTCAGTTTGATTAAACTCATGATTTTGTCTGTATAAAAAAAGTAATGGGTTAAAAATTAATTTACCTCCTACACCATCTACAAAACCGTCTGAATTAAAATCAAAACTAGTTTGAAACTCATTATCATTTACTACTTCTGATTTGTAATTATTGAAAGTAAAAGTGTACTTATTTTTATATTTTTTCTCGTAATCTTGTTTATTGTCTAAATATTCGTCATAAGACAGAATAGCAAAAGTTTTAGTATCTCTGTCTTTGAACTTTCCTTCAAAAGTATTATCATTATTGAGTTTAGCTTCTACATCTAAATAGGTTTTACTCTCAATAAAATTATTAATCTGTAGAATTTCCGTTTTTTTCTCTTTTAAAAGAATTGCGTTATAATTGTAAGCTCTCGGAGGCAATAGATTGGGTAAAGAAAACTTAGAAGTCGCATCATATAAATAGTAACTTCCGTTATCTTCTAGACACGCTACTACATAATTAGGTGCACCAATAGTGGGAAAAGAGATGTTTAGAAACCCTCTATTCACAGTATTCATTATCATCGGGCTTACGTTAAGACCAGCTTCTCTCATCAGCATAATGAGATATAGATTAATCTCTGCACTATTCCCGATTTTAGTATCTAACAAACTCTTAATTCCATTTTCTGTAAATAGTCCTGTATTTCCGTTCCAAG contains the following coding sequences:
- the hutH gene encoding histidine ammonia-lyase — its product is MLIYGVDHFTYQDVINIINGKQIANLDKQSKNQIQNSYQNVQKIVKSDKTVYGINTGFGPLCDVKISEEETAQLQENLIISHSVGVGKPIAKELSKIMMVCKIHALSKGYSGISLDVVERLMLMLEKDIIPVVPEQGSVGASGDLAPLSHLVLPLLGLGKVWEGENIVQTAQVLEKHQLQPLKLQAKEGLALINGTQFILAHAILGLDKFKYLLDLADVAAAFSIEAYQGSASPFKKELHEIRAYKGSQLVAKRMTKLLKNSENLEYHENCGRVQDPYSMRCVPQVHGASRNAYEHLKQMAETELNSVTDNPIVISDEEAISGGNFHGQLMALPIDYATLAAAELGNISDRRSYLLLEGKYGLPKLLIESSGLNSGFMIPQYTTAALVTENKTLCFPASADSVPTSLGQEDHVSMGSISGRKFNQVLGNLENILAIELMFAAQGLEFRRPLKSSKIIEENYEIIRQKVRKLEDDRLIGEDILTIAEMVKNRVFKVEV
- a CDS encoding transglutaminase, whose translation is MKTKFLTIFLFFISMFVFSQHKFLKYPEFNKNDLSKVKSTIKEDAPAEILYSSVSHVISNGQLETKVFGRIKIYNKDKASKYLDVEVPLYEYSGEKETVSGLKAYTYNIENDKVITSKVEKDAKFKSKEQKNLFLQKFTFPNVKDGSIIEYQYQVNSPFLQMLDKTYLEFDIPVIYEEYIFDFPRYLGYNYNFQGGLIPKYKQDKVEIMYGEDYYSLRLGFENVQPFKAENFIKNERNYITSVRPELNSTNFNNIFKSYATSWDDIRDKLKEYDDFGVQLGKKSLARNVLSQDILSMTLPKEKANKILKFVQTSYTWNGNTGLFTENGIKSLLDTKIGNSAEINLYLIMLMREAGLNVSPMIMNTVNRGFLNISFPTIGAPNYVVACLEDNGSYYLYDATSKFSLPNLLPPRAYNYNAILLKEKKTEILQINNFIESKTYLDVEAKLNNDNTFEGKFKDRDTKTFAILSYDEYLDNKQDYEKKYKNKYTFTFNNYKSEVVNDNEFQTSFDFNSDGFVDGVGGKLIFNPLLFLYRQNHEFNQTESRKYPIEFVSPYETVKKVVITIPDNYKFENLPKSKKFKTEDDGIVYSYVVSTEGNKITVETSVKIDSDNFPREYYPAFKQIFDGITQLEGQLVTLVKK